One window of Papaver somniferum cultivar HN1 chromosome 9, ASM357369v1, whole genome shotgun sequence genomic DNA carries:
- the LOC113311208 gene encoding uncharacterized protein LOC113311208, with translation MLYAFTLWRLWLARNEQVYRQKQQTPEQTVSIILTMLEEYKWEQNHIIPLHPDDDSAQKKKIQDQQEPPPPNWIKINTDGAVKGNPGPAGTGCVCRDNTGKIILIIAAPLGIASAIVAETWGLLMAARIAT, from the coding sequence ATGCTATATGCCTTCACATTATGGCGTTTATGGCTAGCCAGAAATGAACAAGTCTACAGGCAAAAGCAACAGACACCGGAACAAACAGTGAGTATAATCTTGACAATGTTGGAGGAATATAAATGGGAACAAAACCACATCATCCCACTACATCCAGATGATGACTcagcacaaaaaaagaaaatccagGACCAGCaggaaccaccaccaccaaactgGATTAAAATCAATACTGACGGAGCGGTAAAAGGAAATCCAGGACCAGCAGGAACAGGATGCGTGTGCAGAGACAACACTGGgaaaattattttaataattGCGGCACCACTAGGAATTGCATCAGCAATTGTAGCAGAAACATGGGGTCTACTAATGGCGGCTAGAATAGCAACTTAA
- the LOC113311207 gene encoding aspartic proteinase nepenthesin-2-like, whose translation MDPDVLRVLERFTTFSDDGGYESIQIVMGCGFHQEIFIDFGNNHLKGKPDLIAGVLDLGRREYSFLKQLRGAGQDKFSYCLEIYSENIYASSTYLTFGEDAIIGGQVRKTPIVVNPFQPSGYYINLEDISVADESAGFVSADFKIKDDGSGGCLVDSGAPYTVMYRDHFNRVATRDGHGAGADYVVSERASLFVELRGNICLLIGALEVTTNMQAVVLGALQQTNKRLLYNNMIRELSFADEICRLQK comes from the exons ATGGATCCTGATGTTCTACGTGTGCTG GAAAGATTCACTACATTCTCAGATGATGGTGGCTATGAAAGTATTCAAATCGTCATGGGCTGTGGTTTTCACCAAGAAATTTTTATTGATTTCGGTAATAACCATTTAAAGGGTAAACCTGATCTTATCGCAGGAGTCCTTGATTTAGGAAGAAGAGAATATTCTTTTCTAAAACAATTACGTGGTGCTGGACAAGATAAATTTTCCTATTGCTTGGAGATATATAGCGAGAATATTTACGCAAGCAGCACATATTTAACTTTTGGTGAAGATGCGATAATTGGTGGCCAAGTACGTAAAACTCCCATTGTTGTGAACCCCTTTCAGCCATCGGGTTATTACATAAATCTAGAGGATATCAGTGTTGCCGACGAAAGTGCAGGTTTTGTAAGCGCAGATTTTAAGATTAAAGATGATGGGTCAGGCGGTTGCCTCGTAGATTCTGGGGCTCCATATACGGTAATGTATAGAGATCATTTTAATAGAGTTGCAACTAGGGATGGTCATGgtgcgg GGGCAGATTATGTTGTTTCGGAGAGGGCTTCTCTGTTTGTGGAACTGCGTGGAAATATTTGTTTACTTATTGGTGCATTGGAAGTTACTACTAATATGCAGGCTGTGGTTTTAGGAGCATTACAACAAACTAATAAGAGGCTTTTGTACAATAATATGATTCGGGAACTCTCATTTGCTGATGAGATATGCCGATtgcaaaaatga
- the LOC113311206 gene encoding aspartic proteinase nepenthesin-2-like, which yields MVKTTPAFFILLLTITTYVSLLLNSVIAANPKKGFTLRMIHKDSKESLFSDPAEDIHLTTEDRIQKLMEQSKSRALYFRSQILLHRQNATSSMINPDVVQVPVSYDPAMWYVGMVGIGTFTDRYFRDYYLVVDSASDMTWVQCKGATHIFYQEVPLYPWEDSKTYRPLPCGDHSILCPGDKCNKEGQCTYEAKYSDGGSSSGVIAQETFTIFSSAGGVESVQILMGCGFNQANFLDFGINHFKKKPDLIAGVLGLGRGQISFLKQLGGHEQNKFSYCFELYGIFLSNTYLRFGEDAIIEGQVHTTPIVENLVHKSFYYLNLEDISVGNKKVGFVKADFEIKENGTGGCMIDSGTQYTIMYKDHFVRLAKVVVEYFEQIGMPRDESTNLLCFVRPKERSFTLPHITFHFTGANYVVSEVTSLFLWMRGNMCLLMGSYDAVDSPALILGAQQQTNKRILYDNFNMKLSFVDEICKLE from the coding sequence ATGGTTAAAACAACACCCGcttttttcattcttcttctaacgATCACTACTTATGTTTCACTACTATTAAATTCAGTCATTGCAGCTAATCCAAAGAAAGGGTTTACTTTGAGGATGATTCACAAAGACTCGAAAGAGTCACTTTTTTCCGATCCTGCTGAGGATATTCATTTGACAACAGAGGATAGAATACAAAAACTCATGGAACAATCCAAAAGTCGAGCACTTTACTTCAGGTCCCAAATATTACTCCATAGACAAAATGCAACAAGCTCGATGATAAATCCCGATGTAGTACAGGTGCCGGTATCTTATGACCCAGCAATGTGGTACGTCGGAATGGTAGGTATAGGTACATTTACTGATAGATATTTCAGAGATTACTATTTGGTGGTTGATTCGGCTAGTGATATGACGTGGGTTCAATGCAAAGGTGCCACGCATATTTTCTATCAAGAAGTTCCTCTTTATCCTTGGGAGGATTCAAAAACATATCGTCCCCTTCCTTGTGGGGATCATAGTATTCTCTGCCCTGGCGATAAATGCAATAAGGAGGGCCAATGTACCTACGAAGCAAAATATTCGGATGGTGGATCTTCATCTGGTGTTATAGCTCAAGAAACATTCACTATATTCTCAAGTGCTGGTGGCGTTGAAAGTGTTCAGATACTCATGGGCTGTGGTTTCAACCAAGCAAATTTTCTCGATTTCGGTATTAATCATTTCAAGAAAAAGCCTGATCTTATTGCAGGAGTACTTGGTTTAGGAAGAGGACAGATTTCTTTTCTAAAACAGCTAGGTGGTCATGAACAAAATAAATTTTCCTACTGCTTTGAGTTATATGGTATTTTCTTAAGCAACACGTATTTAAGGTTTGGTGAAGACGCGATTATCGAAGGTCAAGTACATACAACTCCCATAGTTGAGAACCTCGTTCACAAATCGTTTTATTACTTAAATCTAGAAGATATCAGTGTGGGGAACAAGAAGGTAGGTTTTGTAAAAGCAGATTTTGAGATTAAAGAGAATGGAACCGGCGGTTGCATGATAGATTCAGGGACTCAGTATACGATTATGTATAAAGATCATTTTGTTAGACTTGCAAAGGTTGTAGTGGAATATTTTGAACAGATTGGTATGCCTCGTGACGAATCCACCAATCTTCTTTGCTTTGTTAGACCGAAAGAACGGTCGTTTACACTTCCGCACATAACATTCCATTTTACAGGGGCAAATTATGTTGTTTCAGAGGTGACTTCTCTATTTCTATGGATGCGTGGTAACATGTGTTTACTTATGGGTAGCTATGATGCTGTTGATTCCCCGGCTTTGATTTTAGGAGCACAACAACAAACTAATAAGAGGATATTGTACGATaattttaatatgaaactctcGTTTGTCGATGAGATATGCAAATTAGAATGA